The following coding sequences lie in one Hyalangium gracile genomic window:
- a CDS encoding DUF58 domain-containing protein, with amino-acid sequence MIPTTRLWAVLALMALPMMAAGFFPGLGGLVLALDLLVVGLAAVDLVMARRVRLEVHRHLPSKLSVGVPNRVEVQLIHRSNQAVQVRVRDDVPEAFTATPEEAPLSLPPQSQTRWVYKVTPSRRGKFSFGDVHVRVRGPLGLVYDERAFKAAQSASVFPDLRGASRLLLSGAALDLVNLGLRQLRRDGRGSEFARLRDYAQGDSVREVDWKATARRGKPVTRVMESERSQSLLIAVDAGRSMAAQVDGLTKLDHAVNAALFLAFVAVRNGDRVGLVVFADGVKTYLPPAAGRGQYRKIVDALYSATPSLTYVDYLALFKELNVRLTRRSLLCVFTDFLDEEQASTMIDPLHRLARRHVPLCLSVKDTALLGLLRQPPPGPEEAFQHAVASELLSDRETLKARVSMGGVQMIDVQPDELSLAAVNRYLDIKARGVL; translated from the coding sequence GTGATTCCCACCACGCGCCTGTGGGCGGTGCTGGCCCTGATGGCGCTGCCGATGATGGCGGCGGGATTCTTCCCGGGGCTGGGCGGGCTCGTGCTGGCGTTGGATCTGCTCGTCGTGGGGCTGGCCGCGGTGGACCTGGTGATGGCCCGCCGGGTGCGGCTGGAGGTGCACCGCCACCTGCCGAGCAAGCTGTCGGTGGGCGTGCCCAACCGGGTGGAGGTGCAGCTCATCCACCGCTCCAACCAGGCGGTGCAGGTGCGCGTCCGGGACGATGTGCCAGAGGCCTTCACCGCCACGCCGGAGGAGGCGCCGCTGAGCCTGCCGCCCCAGAGTCAGACGCGCTGGGTGTACAAGGTGACGCCGTCCAGGCGCGGCAAGTTCTCCTTCGGTGACGTGCACGTGCGGGTGCGGGGGCCGCTGGGGCTCGTCTACGACGAGCGCGCCTTCAAGGCGGCGCAGAGCGCCTCTGTGTTCCCGGATCTGCGAGGCGCCAGCCGGCTGCTGCTCTCGGGCGCGGCGCTGGATCTGGTGAACCTGGGCCTGCGCCAGCTCCGGCGGGACGGCCGGGGCAGTGAGTTCGCCCGCCTGCGCGACTACGCTCAGGGAGACTCGGTGCGCGAGGTGGACTGGAAGGCCACGGCCCGCCGAGGTAAGCCCGTCACGCGGGTGATGGAGTCCGAGCGCTCCCAGTCGCTGCTGATCGCCGTGGACGCGGGGCGCTCCATGGCGGCCCAGGTGGACGGGCTGACGAAGCTGGACCACGCGGTGAACGCGGCGCTCTTCCTGGCCTTCGTGGCGGTGCGCAACGGGGATCGGGTGGGGCTGGTCGTCTTCGCGGATGGGGTGAAGACGTACCTGCCGCCGGCGGCGGGGCGCGGGCAGTACCGGAAGATCGTGGACGCGCTCTACTCGGCCACGCCGAGCCTCACCTACGTGGACTACCTGGCGCTCTTCAAGGAGCTGAACGTCCGGCTCACGCGGCGCAGCCTGCTGTGCGTGTTCACGGACTTCCTGGACGAGGAGCAGGCCTCCACGATGATCGATCCGCTGCACCGGCTGGCGCGGCGCCACGTGCCGCTGTGCCTCTCGGTGAAGGACACGGCGCTGCTGGGGCTGCTGCGCCAGCCTCCGCCAGGGCCGGAGGAGGCCTTCCAGCACGCGGTGGCCTCCGAGCTGCTCTCGGACCGCGAGACGCTCAAGGCCCGGGTGAGCATGGGCGGGGTGCAGATGATCGACGTGCAGCCGGACGAGCTGAGCCTGGCCGCCGTCAATCGCTACCTGGACATCAAGGCGCGCGGAGTGCTGTAG
- a CDS encoding lipase family protein, whose product MSLMSMFWVAVLSGLTLGVTGCATPLLGYQTSDIPPAQLVVVGQPSVQDGRARFRTIFCELAARQQLPDSDCEKLLLPLAAEPRATAPAALPAHDPRLRILLVPGGFAECFDDAELFPEAVPRLRTLGYSVNTIRVSGRSSSAANAWRIAVAVARTKLPPEGRLVLMGYSKGISDIMEFLVQYPSLAPRVHAVVSIAGSVNGSPAANRYTFVYEALRNWPSKKCPPGDRAVARDLQREPRMKWLARHQLPKHIRYFSVGSIAPEAEIARAMDPMDGVLRYMDPLNDGQLLFYDQLLPGSELLGYVRADHWAIALPLQERWFLLAGNSAGAHFPRGVLLEAIVLRMAEALRDDS is encoded by the coding sequence ATGAGCCTCATGTCGATGTTCTGGGTAGCCGTCCTCTCGGGGCTCACGCTCGGCGTGACGGGCTGTGCCACCCCGCTGCTGGGCTACCAGACCTCCGACATCCCTCCGGCCCAGCTCGTGGTGGTGGGCCAGCCCTCGGTGCAGGATGGGCGCGCGCGCTTCCGCACCATCTTCTGCGAGCTCGCCGCGCGCCAGCAGCTGCCCGACTCGGACTGCGAGAAGCTGCTCCTCCCGCTCGCCGCGGAGCCTCGGGCGACGGCCCCCGCCGCGCTTCCGGCGCACGACCCGCGCCTGCGCATCCTCCTGGTGCCGGGTGGCTTCGCGGAGTGCTTCGATGACGCGGAGCTCTTCCCGGAGGCCGTGCCCCGGCTGCGCACGCTCGGCTATTCGGTGAACACCATCCGGGTGAGCGGGCGCTCGAGCAGCGCCGCCAACGCCTGGCGCATCGCCGTGGCGGTCGCCCGGACGAAGCTCCCTCCCGAGGGCCGGCTGGTGCTCATGGGCTACTCGAAGGGGATCTCGGACATCATGGAGTTCCTGGTCCAGTACCCCAGCCTCGCCCCCCGCGTGCACGCGGTGGTCAGCATCGCGGGCAGCGTGAACGGCTCGCCGGCCGCCAACCGCTACACCTTCGTCTACGAGGCCCTGCGGAACTGGCCCTCGAAGAAGTGCCCGCCGGGAGATCGCGCCGTCGCGAGGGACCTGCAGCGCGAGCCGAGGATGAAGTGGCTGGCGCGGCACCAGCTGCCGAAGCACATCCGCTACTTCTCCGTGGGCAGCATCGCCCCGGAGGCGGAGATCGCCCGAGCGATGGACCCCATGGACGGCGTGCTGCGCTACATGGATCCGCTCAACGACGGCCAGCTGCTCTTCTATGATCAGCTCCTGCCGGGCAGCGAGCTGCTGGGCTACGTCCGCGCCGACCACTGGGCCATCGCCCTGCCCTTGCAGGAGCGGTGGTTCCTGCTGGCCGGCAACTCGGCGGGGGCGCACTTTCCACGGGGCGTGCTGCTCGAGGCCATCGTGCTGCGCATGGCCGAGGCCCTGCGCGACGACTCCTGA
- a CDS encoding stage II sporulation protein M, whose product MDVAEFIETRRPRWEKLESLLDKAEFAGLAGLSIEEARSLGKMYRAVSSDLLWVRARSGSADVSAYLNDLVGRAYAITYPGKRPRFADVWGFVSKGFPALMRREWRMYVASVLMLLAGTGFGYLGMVMDPDAAHYLVPEEHLKLDPVERAEKEAKGEGMTVEEQAHFSAFLFTHNIQVAFLAFALGITVGIGTALMLFVNGLFLGALAQVYTAKGMAGWFWAWILPHGIPEITAICIAGAAGLVIARGMAAPKGLPRGMALRQEAVTAVKLLFGTLALFVLAGFIEGTVSQIHPPKLSVAFKVSFALAVGAGVYAYLGSDFLRSWQGESKATVSPRGS is encoded by the coding sequence ATGGACGTGGCGGAGTTCATCGAGACGCGGCGCCCCCGGTGGGAGAAGCTGGAGTCCCTGCTCGACAAGGCCGAGTTCGCGGGCCTGGCGGGGCTGAGCATCGAGGAGGCGCGCTCGCTGGGGAAGATGTACCGGGCGGTCTCCAGTGACTTGCTGTGGGTGCGCGCGCGCAGCGGCTCGGCGGACGTGAGCGCGTATCTGAATGATCTGGTGGGGCGCGCCTACGCCATCACCTACCCGGGCAAGCGCCCGCGGTTCGCGGACGTGTGGGGCTTCGTCTCGAAGGGCTTTCCGGCGCTCATGCGGCGCGAGTGGCGCATGTACGTGGCGTCGGTGCTGATGCTGCTGGCGGGCACGGGCTTCGGCTACCTGGGCATGGTGATGGATCCGGACGCGGCGCACTACCTGGTGCCCGAGGAGCACCTGAAGCTCGATCCGGTCGAGCGCGCCGAGAAGGAGGCCAAGGGCGAGGGGATGACGGTGGAGGAGCAGGCGCACTTCTCCGCGTTCCTCTTCACCCACAACATCCAGGTGGCCTTCCTGGCGTTCGCGCTGGGCATCACGGTGGGGATCGGCACGGCGCTGATGCTCTTCGTGAACGGGCTGTTCCTGGGGGCGCTGGCCCAGGTGTACACGGCGAAGGGGATGGCCGGGTGGTTCTGGGCGTGGATCCTCCCGCACGGCATTCCGGAGATCACCGCCATCTGCATCGCGGGGGCGGCGGGGCTCGTCATCGCGCGGGGGATGGCGGCGCCCAAGGGGCTGCCTCGGGGCATGGCGCTGCGGCAGGAGGCGGTGACGGCGGTGAAGCTGCTGTTCGGCACGCTGGCGCTCTTCGTGCTCGCGGGCTTCATCGAGGGCACGGTGTCGCAGATCCATCCGCCGAAGCTGTCGGTGGCCTTCAAGGTCTCGTTCGCGCTGGCGGTGGGGGCGGGCGTCTACGCCTACCTGGGCTCGGACTTCCTGCGCTCCTGGCAGGGAGAGTCCAAGGCCACTGTCTCGCCGCGTGGATCCTGA
- a CDS encoding AAA family ATPase — protein sequence MNVPPVPAPSFNLPANAVQAANAVREGVLSEVRKAVVGQDEALELMLCGLIAGGHVLLEGVPGVAKTLMAKALARSVSADFKRIQFTPDLMPADILGTSVFDLKSQSFVLVRGPIFTDLLLADEINRAPAKTQSALLEAMQERSVSLEGRNITLSPLFTVFATQNPVESEGTYPLPEAQLDRFLFKIEVGYPAPEEEDAILASVHRGFDAGDLARAGVGAAVTKDGLMGARAALNEVTVEPPVLAYIRKLVSATRTSSRIRLGAGPRAGVHLLMAAKALAALRGRGFVTPDDVRFLAGPVLKHRLLLSPDAELDGATPADVLREVVQSVEVPR from the coding sequence ATGAACGTCCCCCCCGTCCCCGCCCCTTCCTTCAACCTGCCGGCCAACGCGGTGCAGGCCGCCAACGCCGTCCGCGAGGGCGTGCTGAGCGAGGTGCGCAAGGCCGTCGTCGGCCAGGACGAGGCGCTCGAGCTGATGCTCTGCGGCCTCATCGCCGGCGGCCACGTGCTGCTGGAGGGCGTGCCCGGCGTGGCCAAGACGTTGATGGCCAAGGCCCTGGCGCGCAGCGTGAGCGCGGACTTCAAGCGCATCCAGTTCACCCCGGACCTGATGCCCGCGGACATCCTGGGCACCAGCGTGTTCGATCTGAAGTCCCAGTCCTTCGTGCTGGTGCGCGGCCCCATCTTCACGGACCTGCTGCTGGCCGACGAGATCAACCGCGCTCCAGCCAAGACGCAGTCCGCGCTGCTGGAGGCGATGCAGGAGCGCAGCGTGTCGCTGGAGGGGCGCAACATCACCCTCTCCCCACTCTTCACGGTGTTCGCCACGCAGAACCCGGTGGAGTCCGAGGGCACCTACCCGCTGCCCGAGGCCCAGCTGGACCGCTTCCTCTTCAAGATCGAGGTGGGCTACCCCGCCCCCGAGGAGGAGGACGCCATCCTCGCCTCGGTGCACCGGGGCTTCGACGCGGGAGACCTGGCCCGGGCGGGCGTGGGCGCGGCGGTGACGAAGGACGGGCTGATGGGGGCTCGTGCCGCGCTCAACGAGGTGACGGTGGAGCCGCCGGTGCTGGCCTACATCCGCAAGCTGGTGTCGGCCACGCGCACCTCCAGCCGCATCCGCCTGGGCGCGGGGCCGCGCGCGGGCGTGCACCTGTTGATGGCGGCCAAGGCGCTGGCGGCGCTGCGAGGCCGTGGCTTCGTCACGCCGGATGACGTGCGCTTCCTGGCGGGGCCGGTGCTCAAGCACCGCCTGCTGCTGTCTCCGGACGCGGAGCTGGACGGGGCCACGCCGGCGGACGTGCTGCGCGAGGTGGTCCAGTCCGTCGAGGTTCCCCGGTGA
- a CDS encoding lamin tail domain-containing protein, translating to MRLRLPFLAQLAVFLPLLLPGLALAQSLRFTTMDIGQGDAAVLVAPGGCAVLFDGGPTGSGATIKAYLKSIGVTRVQMAFISHLHADHMGGIDEVDVGTDAVPIDAIYDNGGTYSSSAYDEYASHFAGKRRTASAGQSFSLCNQVTLSVVRSGGGNSDENANSVVVKISYGAFDALVGGDLTGASPDQESSVASAVGELEVYKVHHHGSRYSSNATFLGIIKPLASFISVGIGNPYGHPSSEALARLANVGSDVWETEDPGTNRKYGHIELTSATGAGFTVSQGNTSTAYTSKGQGADTQPPSAPGSLVATVASGSEIELSWQAATDNVGVTGYQVYRSTNGSSFSLVGTSSTTGFADLGLSGGTTYWYRVTATDAAGNESPASATVSATTGTQTRSLTVTAPNGGESWSGGSSRAITWASSGVSNVKLEYTLDNGGSWTVLASSAAASTGSYTWTVPNSASTQARVRISDALNGTPVDTSDGVFTLTSSSPGKVILNEILANEPGSATSGEFVELVNVGGAPLTIAGWTITVGGTVRHTFAAGTSLAPGKAIVVFGGASGIPSGTPNAVAASTGGLSLLNSSATVAVKSGKTTLDSFSYGSALAGTDGVSMNRSPDASATGSFVLHTSLSSLDASPGERASGAAF from the coding sequence ATGCGCCTGCGTCTGCCTTTCCTGGCTCAACTGGCCGTCTTCCTTCCTTTGCTCCTCCCGGGACTGGCGCTGGCCCAGAGCCTGCGCTTCACGACCATGGACATCGGCCAGGGAGATGCCGCCGTGCTCGTCGCGCCCGGAGGCTGCGCGGTGCTCTTCGACGGAGGGCCCACAGGCTCGGGCGCCACCATCAAGGCGTACCTCAAGTCGATCGGCGTGACGCGCGTGCAGATGGCCTTCATCTCCCATCTCCACGCCGACCACATGGGCGGAATCGACGAGGTGGACGTGGGCACGGACGCGGTGCCCATCGACGCAATCTATGACAACGGTGGCACCTACTCCTCCAGCGCCTACGACGAGTACGCGTCCCACTTCGCTGGCAAGCGCCGCACCGCCTCGGCGGGGCAGAGCTTCTCGCTGTGCAACCAGGTGACGCTGTCCGTCGTCCGCTCCGGGGGCGGCAACTCCGACGAGAACGCCAACTCGGTGGTGGTGAAGATCTCCTACGGCGCCTTCGATGCGCTGGTGGGTGGAGATCTCACGGGCGCCTCGCCGGATCAGGAGTCGAGCGTGGCCTCCGCCGTGGGCGAGCTCGAGGTGTACAAGGTCCACCACCACGGCTCGAGGTACTCGTCCAACGCCACCTTCCTGGGCATCATCAAGCCGCTCGCCTCGTTCATCTCGGTGGGCATCGGCAACCCGTACGGCCACCCCTCCTCGGAGGCGCTGGCCCGGCTCGCCAATGTCGGCTCGGACGTCTGGGAGACCGAGGATCCCGGCACCAACCGCAAGTACGGCCACATCGAGCTCACCAGCGCCACCGGCGCCGGCTTCACCGTGAGCCAGGGCAACACCTCCACCGCCTACACCTCCAAGGGCCAGGGCGCAGACACCCAGCCGCCGAGCGCGCCGGGCTCGCTGGTGGCCACCGTGGCGTCCGGCTCGGAGATCGAGCTGTCGTGGCAGGCCGCCACGGACAACGTGGGGGTGACGGGCTACCAGGTGTACCGGAGCACCAACGGCTCCAGCTTCTCGCTCGTGGGCACCTCCTCCACCACCGGCTTCGCCGATCTGGGGCTGTCCGGCGGCACCACGTACTGGTACCGGGTGACGGCCACCGACGCGGCCGGCAACGAGTCCCCCGCGAGCGCCACCGTCTCCGCCACCACCGGCACGCAGACGCGCAGCCTCACCGTCACCGCGCCCAACGGCGGAGAGAGCTGGAGCGGCGGGAGCAGCCGCGCCATCACCTGGGCTTCCTCCGGGGTGTCGAACGTGAAGCTCGAGTACACGCTCGACAACGGCGGCTCGTGGACGGTCCTCGCCAGCAGCGCGGCGGCCTCCACGGGCAGCTACACGTGGACCGTGCCGAACTCCGCCTCCACCCAGGCGCGCGTGCGCATCTCGGACGCGCTCAACGGCACCCCGGTGGACACCAGCGACGGCGTCTTCACCCTCACCTCCTCCAGTCCAGGGAAGGTCATCCTCAACGAGATCCTCGCCAACGAGCCCGGCTCCGCCACCTCCGGCGAGTTCGTGGAGCTGGTGAACGTGGGAGGCGCTCCCCTCACCATCGCGGGCTGGACGATCACCGTGGGCGGCACCGTGCGCCACACCTTCGCGGCGGGCACCTCGCTGGCGCCGGGCAAGGCCATCGTCGTGTTCGGTGGCGCCTCTGGCATCCCCTCGGGCACGCCCAACGCCGTGGCGGCCTCCACCGGTGGCCTCAGCCTGCTCAACAGCAGCGCCACCGTGGCGGTGAAGAGCGGCAAGACGACCCTGGACTCCTTCAGCTACGGCAGCGCCCTGGCCGGCACGGATGGGGTCTCCATGAACCGGAGCCCGGATGCCAGCGCCACGGGCAGCTTCGTGCTCCACACCTCCCTGTCGTCGCTGGACGCCTCTCCGGGCGAGCGCGCCAGCGGCGCGGCCTTCTGA
- a CDS encoding DUF4350 domain-containing protein: MRDRFPMLVVGGLLLSAILGTFLMKGASRGGFADTLSTYRAAEGGARALYLLAEESGLPVVRRSADLQVLDEKSTATLILLAVAVDGAREDDLDETLLAKERDEELEQSEDVPHEGLNVLHANELTEDEREKLLGHVKAGHSLVYVPWGSRENPLLDALEVKLSKVDTTLPMRTLVPPMPTPYTLGMERVEAKIQSFLQLPSGAVPVLQDAQLERPVAAVVPYGLGKVLVVGAPELAMNEALARADNAQFWLSALRALGPGPYEFSEFHHGFTNERSIVDFARRYGLHFAVAQLLLGVALWSISLKRFGRPHPPPESVRVGATDALFAMSRLYREGKHHAFAAGLISKGLTQELALYAGLPAHAPASAVAEGLQARGREDLSQGLRAIVRRSEETLSDSELQQLAARTAELRNRIHPTGPTRPTAISVEES; the protein is encoded by the coding sequence GTGCGTGATCGCTTCCCGATGCTCGTGGTGGGCGGGCTGCTGCTCTCCGCCATCCTCGGCACCTTCCTGATGAAGGGGGCCTCGCGCGGCGGCTTCGCGGACACGCTCTCCACCTACCGCGCGGCGGAGGGCGGAGCCCGAGCGCTCTACCTGCTGGCCGAGGAGAGCGGGCTGCCCGTCGTCCGGCGCTCCGCGGATCTCCAGGTGCTGGACGAGAAGTCCACCGCCACGCTGATCCTGCTGGCGGTGGCCGTGGACGGCGCGCGCGAGGACGACCTGGACGAGACGCTGCTCGCCAAGGAGCGGGACGAGGAGCTGGAGCAGTCCGAGGACGTGCCCCACGAGGGCCTCAACGTCCTGCACGCCAACGAGCTCACCGAGGACGAGCGGGAGAAGCTGCTCGGGCACGTGAAGGCCGGGCACTCGCTGGTGTACGTGCCGTGGGGCTCGAGGGAGAACCCGCTGCTGGACGCGCTGGAGGTGAAGCTCTCCAAGGTGGACACCACGCTGCCCATGCGCACGCTGGTGCCGCCCATGCCCACGCCGTACACGCTGGGCATGGAGCGGGTGGAGGCGAAGATCCAGTCCTTCCTGCAGCTGCCCTCCGGCGCGGTGCCCGTGCTGCAGGACGCGCAGCTCGAGCGCCCGGTGGCGGCGGTGGTGCCCTACGGCCTGGGCAAGGTGCTGGTGGTGGGCGCGCCGGAGCTGGCGATGAACGAGGCGCTCGCGCGGGCGGACAACGCGCAGTTCTGGCTGAGCGCCCTGCGCGCCCTGGGCCCCGGCCCCTACGAGTTCAGCGAGTTCCACCACGGCTTCACCAACGAGCGCTCCATCGTGGACTTCGCCAGGCGCTACGGCCTGCACTTCGCCGTGGCGCAGCTGCTGCTGGGCGTGGCGCTGTGGTCCATCTCGCTCAAGCGCTTCGGCCGTCCGCACCCGCCGCCGGAGTCGGTCCGCGTGGGCGCCACGGACGCGCTCTTCGCGATGAGCCGCCTGTACCGGGAGGGCAAGCACCATGCCTTCGCCGCGGGCCTCATCTCCAAGGGGCTCACCCAGGAGCTGGCCCTGTACGCCGGGCTGCCCGCGCACGCGCCCGCCTCCGCCGTCGCCGAGGGGCTCCAGGCGCGCGGCCGGGAGGACCTGTCCCAGGGGCTGCGCGCCATCGTCCGCCGCTCGGAGGAGACGCTGAGCGACAGCGAGCTCCAGCAGCTGGCCGCGCGCACGGCCGAGCTGCGCAACCGCATCCATCCCACCGGGCCCACCCGCCCGACCGCCATTTCCGTCGAGGAGTCATGA
- a CDS encoding DUF4129 domain-containing protein has product MAVSALELRPRGAVAILDAALRLCSRHTGVWALTLPGGALVTAAALHLADAVIHRRSLVLPTLWMTLTWLFRGVLQGATCHFVQELLLGKDEPRVLASLRAALGRMPSLFIAVGFLFVFNALTLSFSVGVAYFLLSAHIVGYAATMQGKGSPLRLYGLCSKLLGPARGTATGVRMMLLVQVLTFFNLHIASNVLFMLGRKLLAIDLTFAERFASLDNVSWLIFLASLTFTLFEPIKAAASTLLLVDGRVRQEGLDLLAAVQQLPARGKARPLQSAALVLLCVLLGGTAARAQESEPAISRSELRQRLEAVALECEYEGDDLAAGLDAADSLSTAEAAKLQRLLRAVERLAQDSEDCDAAAMTLSQGLTQARETAALEQAAPDARSASARAKDILARPEFSDVIPPADPAAPKEETPPEPPSLWKRFWDWLGEALKKLFERDKDEPVRSTPNFTGASGAGAANVLVVLVIGLVLAVLATLLLRALGRRQQDESAQLEVSTLDSTALAQDPMSALSRPPEGWAHLADELAARGEYREAIRSLYLALLSRLHRDGAILYDSTLSNWDYLRQFKGRREWLSPFRELTRRFDFAWYGNLPVGLDGYRDFRTLTEPLLTAPVQPEASGA; this is encoded by the coding sequence ATGGCCGTCTCCGCGCTCGAGCTGCGCCCCCGAGGCGCCGTCGCCATCCTGGATGCCGCCCTGCGGCTGTGCTCGCGCCACACCGGCGTGTGGGCGCTGACGCTGCCGGGAGGAGCGCTCGTCACGGCGGCCGCCCTGCACCTGGCGGACGCGGTGATTCACCGCCGCTCGCTGGTGCTGCCCACGCTGTGGATGACCCTGACGTGGCTCTTCCGTGGAGTCCTCCAGGGCGCCACCTGCCACTTCGTCCAGGAGCTGCTCCTGGGCAAGGACGAGCCCCGGGTGCTCGCCAGCCTCCGCGCCGCGCTGGGCCGGATGCCGAGCCTCTTCATCGCCGTGGGCTTCCTCTTCGTCTTCAACGCCCTCACCCTGAGCTTCTCGGTGGGGGTCGCGTACTTCCTGCTGTCGGCGCACATCGTCGGCTACGCCGCGACGATGCAGGGCAAGGGCAGCCCCTTGAGGCTGTACGGGCTGTGCTCGAAGCTGCTGGGGCCGGCGCGAGGCACCGCCACGGGGGTGCGGATGATGCTGCTCGTCCAGGTGCTCACCTTCTTCAACCTCCACATCGCCAGCAACGTCCTCTTCATGCTGGGGCGGAAGCTGCTGGCCATCGATCTCACGTTCGCCGAGCGCTTCGCGTCGCTCGACAACGTCTCCTGGCTGATCTTCCTGGCGTCCCTCACCTTCACCCTCTTCGAGCCCATCAAGGCCGCCGCCTCCACGCTGCTGCTGGTGGACGGGCGGGTGCGCCAGGAGGGGCTGGATCTGCTCGCCGCCGTCCAGCAGCTCCCCGCGCGAGGCAAGGCGCGGCCCCTCCAGAGCGCGGCGCTAGTCCTGCTGTGCGTGCTGCTCGGCGGCACGGCGGCGCGGGCGCAGGAGTCGGAGCCGGCGATCTCGCGCTCGGAGCTCCGCCAGCGCCTGGAGGCGGTGGCCCTGGAGTGCGAGTACGAGGGCGATGACCTGGCCGCGGGCCTCGACGCGGCGGACTCGCTGAGCACCGCCGAGGCCGCCAAGCTCCAGCGCCTGCTGCGCGCCGTGGAGCGCCTGGCGCAGGACTCCGAGGACTGCGATGCCGCGGCGATGACGCTGAGCCAGGGCCTGACGCAGGCGCGGGAGACGGCGGCGCTCGAGCAGGCCGCGCCGGATGCGCGCTCGGCCTCGGCGCGGGCGAAGGACATCCTCGCGCGACCGGAGTTCTCCGACGTCATCCCCCCGGCGGACCCGGCCGCGCCGAAGGAGGAGACGCCTCCGGAGCCTCCCAGCCTCTGGAAGCGCTTCTGGGACTGGCTGGGCGAGGCGCTCAAGAAGCTCTTCGAGCGCGACAAGGATGAGCCCGTCCGGTCCACGCCGAACTTCACGGGCGCCAGCGGGGCGGGCGCGGCCAACGTGCTGGTGGTCCTCGTCATCGGGCTGGTGCTGGCGGTGCTGGCCACCCTGCTGCTGCGGGCTTTGGGGCGGCGGCAGCAGGACGAGAGCGCCCAGCTCGAGGTCAGCACGCTGGACTCCACGGCGCTCGCGCAGGATCCCATGAGCGCCCTGTCCCGCCCGCCCGAGGGCTGGGCCCACCTGGCCGACGAGCTGGCGGCCCGGGGCGAGTACCGCGAGGCGATCCGCAGCCTCTACCTGGCGCTGCTGTCCCGGCTGCACCGCGATGGCGCCATCCTCTACGACTCCACCCTGAGCAACTGGGACTACCTGCGCCAGTTCAAGGGCCGCCGCGAGTGGCTGTCCCCCTTCCGCGAGCTGACGCGCCGCTTCGACTTTGCCTGGTACGGCAACCTGCCCGTCGGGCTGGACGGCTACCGCGACTTCCGCACCCTCACCGAGCCGCTGCTCACGGCGCCCGTTCAGCCGGAGGCCTCCGGTGCGTGA
- a CDS encoding lipase family protein produces the protein MRPARPLPAHEPRLAVLFVPGLLGDCADGLAAPFQPTVKRLRLLGYDARVSQVNTSSNSHVNAEHLAREIAEIPSEHLLLVGHARGAVDILELLVANPTVASRVSAVLSVAGAINGTPLAGDSKGADLLFPNGEDSPCVRGQRWALPEMERAHRLRWLMAHPLPVPPRYFSLAAFTPLSEISPPLRDRAAALTRIDPRNDGLAPFFDQVIPGAELLGYANADHYSIATDPLPPTPAVEGAPGTKPSYPRDALLEAAVLRITEALGEGAGR, from the coding sequence GTGCGTCCCGCGCGCCCCCTGCCCGCGCACGAGCCCCGGCTGGCGGTGCTCTTCGTCCCCGGGCTGCTCGGCGACTGTGCTGACGGCCTGGCTGCGCCCTTCCAGCCCACCGTGAAGCGCCTGCGGCTCCTGGGCTATGACGCTCGGGTCTCCCAGGTGAATACCTCCTCGAACAGTCACGTCAACGCCGAGCACCTCGCCCGAGAGATCGCGGAGATCCCCTCGGAGCACCTCCTGCTCGTCGGCCATGCCAGAGGCGCCGTGGACATCCTCGAACTCCTCGTCGCGAACCCCACCGTGGCCTCGCGCGTGTCAGCCGTGCTGAGCGTGGCGGGCGCCATCAACGGCACCCCGCTCGCGGGCGACTCCAAGGGGGCGGACCTGCTCTTCCCCAACGGAGAAGACTCGCCGTGCGTCCGGGGACAGCGATGGGCCCTCCCGGAGATGGAACGGGCCCATCGGCTGCGCTGGCTCATGGCGCATCCGCTGCCGGTGCCGCCCCGGTACTTCTCGCTCGCGGCCTTCACGCCCCTCTCGGAGATCAGCCCGCCGCTGAGGGACCGGGCCGCCGCGCTCACCCGGATCGATCCGCGCAACGACGGCCTGGCCCCCTTCTTCGATCAGGTCATCCCTGGCGCGGAGCTGCTCGGCTACGCGAACGCCGACCACTACTCCATCGCCACCGATCCGCTCCCACCCACGCCCGCGGTGGAAGGCGCTCCGGGCACGAAGCCTTCCTACCCACGTGACGCGCTGCTGGAGGCGGCCGTCCTGCGCATCACCGAAGCGCTCGGCGAGGGAGCCGGGCGATGA